A stretch of the Ostrea edulis chromosome 9, xbOstEdul1.1, whole genome shotgun sequence genome encodes the following:
- the LOC125659346 gene encoding monocarboxylate transporter 9-like isoform X3 translates to MKNNRSPTSHPVDRGWSWVILLALPILTFGLHHFSVRQIIVVGGFLGSVAYLIGFFADRIEIIILSHGVIYGMGFATLHGPAAFMIGTYFDRRRELANSILVAASGFGGLVLPPLYRYLLDVYGLQGAMLILSGIILNVVALAGFLKPPSLFQTLADKLNIEPSHKILSIREIQDDKGRPPLQNGKQRSISLSERAPSSEVENGGGWGSLPHRLDVRSHQISSPTRSVQSLGSTDAVYSFSQTQLSESSTDKQNRHKIIDVSLLKKPLLQLYMFVYCFGSIGSAYGHIFISPFARDHGISRNDISILISVTNLCDFIGRLTCGVIANQRMMKNSTLVAVSQIITGVILALCSFYGPFWSFIVLAIVYGLFSGAIFSMTPALIADFVGMENFRTSFGILILGQGITMGGGAPFLGYLRDVTQTYTTSFYFMGSLLLMSGLALLLEPCVRSRQENMESGKNDPEEVTLSV, encoded by the exons CTCTTCCCATCCTTACCTTTGGACTGCACCACTTTTCTGTCCGTCAGATTATAGTAGTCGGGGGATTTCTAGGATCCGTCGCCTATTTGATAGGATTCTTCGCAGACCGCATCGAAATCATCATCCTATCGCACGGTGTTATATACG GAATGGGGTTTGCCACTCTTCACGGTCCTGCAGCCTTCATGATCGGTACATACTTCGACAGGCGCCGTGAATTGGCAAACTCCATCCTAGTGGCAGCTTCCGGTTTCGGCGGTCTTGTCCTTCCGCCTCTCTATCGGTACCTACTAGACGTTTACGGGCTCCAAGGAGCGATGCTCATCTTGTCAGGGATCATACTCAACGTCGTGGCTTTGGCAGGCTTTCTCAAACCTCCCTCTCTGTTTCAAACGCTTGCCGATAAACTCAACATCGAACCTAGTCATAAAATTTTGAGTATCCGCGAAATACAAGACGACAAAGGGCGTCCTCCATTACAGAACGGGAAGCAGCGCTCGATTTCACTGAGTGAAAGGGCGCCGTCGTCTGAGGTAGAAAATGGCGGAGGTTGGGGAAGTCTGCCCCACCGGCTGGACGTCCGTTCACATCAGATTTCCAGTCCTACAAGGAGTGTTCAGAGTTTGGGAAGCACTGATGCCGTCTACAGCTTTTCCCAAACACAACTAAGTGAATCGTCTACCGACAAACAGAACAGACACAAAATCATTGACGTTTCATTGTTAAAGAAGCCGTTACTTCAGTTGTATATGTTTGTCTATTGTTTTGGTAGTATCGGTTCAGCCTACggtcatatatttatatctcCCTTTGCTCGGGACCACGGCATTAGTAGAAACGATATATCTATTCTGATCTCAGTTACCAATCTGTGTGATTTCATTGGACGATTGACGTGTGGCGTGATAGCCAATCAACGGATGATGAAGAACTCCACCCTCGTGGCGGTGAGTCAGATTATTACTGGGGTAATACTGGCTCTCTGCTCGTTTTACGGACCGTTCTGGAGTTTCATTGTGCTTGCCATTGTGTACGGTTTGTTTTCCGGCGCCATTTTCTCCATGACGCCCGCTCTCATAGCTGACTTTGTTGGAATGGAAAATTTCAGAACGTCGTTCGGAATTTTGATTCTCGGACAAGGAATTACCATGGGTGGAGGTGCTCCATTTTTAG GTTATCTTCGTGACGTCACGCAAACCTACACGACATCCTTCTATTTTATGGGATCCCTGTTGCTGATGTCGGGGCTGGCGTTGTTATTGGAGCCTTGTGTTCGGTCCCGACAGGAAAACATGGAATCCGGAAAAAACGATCCAGAGGAAGTGACTCTTTCCGTATGA